The proteins below come from a single Papaver somniferum cultivar HN1 chromosome 11, ASM357369v1, whole genome shotgun sequence genomic window:
- the LOC113322647 gene encoding aquaporin PIP2-1-like codes for MGKDEVAEHGEFSAKDYHDPPPTPFFDADELKKWSFYRAIIAEFVATLLFLYITVLTVIGYKAQSETDDCGGVGILGIAWAFGGMIFVLVYCTAGVSGGHINPAVTFGLFLARKVSLPRAVLYMVAQCLGAICGVGLVKAFQSAYYVKFGGGANTLSLGYSKGTGLAAEIIGTFVLVYTVFSATDPKRNARDSHVPVLAPLPIGFAVFMVHLATIPVTGTGINPARSFGAAVILNDEKAWDDQWIFWVGPFIGAAIAAIYHQFILRAGAIKALGSFRSSARV; via the exons ATGGGAAAAGACGAAGTAGCAGAACATGGTGAATTCTCAGCCAAGGATTATCACGacccaccaccaacaccattttTTGACGCAGATGAGCTTAAGaaatggtctttctacagagctATTATTGCTGAATTTGTAGCTACTCTTTTGTTCCTCTACATCACTGTTTTGACTGTTATCGGTTACAAGGCTCAGAGTGAAACTGATGATTGTGGTGGTGTTGGTATTTTGGGTATCGCTTGGGCTTTTGGTGGTATGATCTTCGTCCTGGTTTACTGCACCGCCGGTGTCTCCG GAGGACACATCAACCCAGCAGTAACTTTCGGGCTATTTTTGGCAAGAAAAGTTTCACTACCAAGAGCAGTCTTGTACATGGTGGCTCAGTGTTTAGGAGCAATCTGTGGTGTTGGATTAGTCAAAGCTTTCCAATCAGCTTACTACGTTAAATTTGGTGGTGGTGCCAATACACTTTCCCTTGGGTACAGCAAAGGAACTGGTTTAGCAGCTGAAATCATCGGAACTTTCGTTCTTGTGTACACAGTTTTCTCAGCCACTGACCCCAAGAGAAACGCCAGAGACTCCCATGTTCCC gttttggcaccACTTCCAATCGGGTTCGCCGTTTTCATGGTCCACTTGGCCACTATCCCCGTTACCGGTACCGGTATTAACCCTGCTAGAAGTTTCGGAGCTGCTGTTATCCTCAACGATGAGAAGGCATGGGATGACCAG TGGATCTTCTGGGTCGGACCATTCATTGGTGCCGCAATTGCTGCTATTTACCACCAGTTTATCCTAAGGGCAGGTGCAATTAAAGCTTTGGGCTCGTTTAGGAGCAGTGCTCGTGTTTAA
- the LOC113322519 gene encoding aquaporin PIP2-5-like isoform X1, protein MGHDEIEEMEQIGEVPKKDYHDPPPAPFFGLDELKLWSFYRAIIAEFVATLLFLYIGVLTIIGYASHIGEDECGGVGVLGIAWAFGVMIFILVYCTAGISGGHINPAVTFGLFLARKVSLPRAVLYIVAQCLGATVGVALVKASQPTYYDQYGGGINSVSDSFSKLDAYAAEIMGTFFLVYTVFSATDPKRNARDSHIPILAPLPIGFAVFMVHLATIPITGTGINPARSFGAAVVHNKAKAWEDMGIFWFGPFIGAAFAAVYHQFVLRGGAARAYGSIRSHTTSV, encoded by the exons ATGGGTCATGATGAAATAGAAGAGATGGAGCAAATTGGTGAAGTTCCGAAAAAGGATTATCATGATCCCCCACCAGCACCATTTTTCGGTTTAGACGAACTCAAGTTATGGTCATTCTACAGAGCTATTATAGCTGAATTTGTAGCTACTCTCTTATTTCTTTACATTGGGGTCTTGACTATAATTGGTTATGCCAGTCACATAGGAGAGGATGAATGTGGCGGGGTTGGTGTCTTAGGTATTGCTTGGGCTTTTGGTGTTATGATTTTCATCCTTGTTTACTGCACCGCCGGTATCTCTG GTGGGCACATTAATCCGGCTGTAACTTTTGGGCTATTTCTGGCAAGAAAAGTTTCACTACCCAGGGCAGTGCTGTACATTGTGGCTCAGTGTTTAGGAGCTACTGTTGGTGTTGCATTAGTGAAAGCTTCTCAACCAACTTACTATGACCAATATGGTGGTGGGATCAATTCAGTTTCCGACTCTTTCAGTAAACTAGATGCATATGCGGCAGAGATAATGGGAACTTTCTTTCTTGTTTATACTGTTTTCTCAGCCACTGATCCTAAGAGAAATGCTAGAGACTCCCATATTCCA ATTTTGGCACCTCTTCCAATTGGGTTTGCCGTGTTCATGGTTCATCTAGCTACCATTCCAATTACGGGAACCGGTATAAATCCCGCTAGATCTTTTGGAGCTGCTGTTGTCCACAACAAAGCAAAGGCATGGGAAGACATG GGGATATTTTGGTTCGGACCTTTCATAGGTGCTGCTTTTGCTGCTGTATACCACCAGTTTGTTCTAAGGGGTGGTGCTGCTAGAGCATATGGTTCAATTAGGAGCCATACTACCAGTGTCTAA
- the LOC113322519 gene encoding aquaporin PIP2-2-like isoform X2, with protein sequence MGHDEIEEMEQIGEVPKKDYHDPPPAPFFGLDELNHIGEDECGGVGVLGIAWAFGVMIFILVYCTAGISGGHINPAVTFGLFLARKVSLPRAVLYIVAQCLGATVGVALVKASQPTYYDQYGGGINSVSDSFSKLDAYAAEIMGTFFLVYTVFSATDPKRNARDSHIPILAPLPIGFAVFMVHLATIPITGTGINPARSFGAAVVHNKAKAWEDMGIFWFGPFIGAAFAAVYHQFVLRGGAARAYGSIRSHTTSV encoded by the exons ATGGGTCATGATGAAATAGAAGAGATGGAGCAAATTGGTGAAGTTCCGAAAAAGGATTATCATGATCCCCCACCAGCACCATTTTTCGGTTTAGACGAACTCAA TCACATAGGAGAGGATGAATGTGGCGGGGTTGGTGTCTTAGGTATTGCTTGGGCTTTTGGTGTTATGATTTTCATCCTTGTTTACTGCACCGCCGGTATCTCTG GTGGGCACATTAATCCGGCTGTAACTTTTGGGCTATTTCTGGCAAGAAAAGTTTCACTACCCAGGGCAGTGCTGTACATTGTGGCTCAGTGTTTAGGAGCTACTGTTGGTGTTGCATTAGTGAAAGCTTCTCAACCAACTTACTATGACCAATATGGTGGTGGGATCAATTCAGTTTCCGACTCTTTCAGTAAACTAGATGCATATGCGGCAGAGATAATGGGAACTTTCTTTCTTGTTTATACTGTTTTCTCAGCCACTGATCCTAAGAGAAATGCTAGAGACTCCCATATTCCA ATTTTGGCACCTCTTCCAATTGGGTTTGCCGTGTTCATGGTTCATCTAGCTACCATTCCAATTACGGGAACCGGTATAAATCCCGCTAGATCTTTTGGAGCTGCTGTTGTCCACAACAAAGCAAAGGCATGGGAAGACATG GGGATATTTTGGTTCGGACCTTTCATAGGTGCTGCTTTTGCTGCTGTATACCACCAGTTTGTTCTAAGGGGTGGTGCTGCTAGAGCATATGGTTCAATTAGGAGCCATACTACCAGTGTCTAA